In Metopolophium dirhodum isolate CAU chromosome 5, ASM1992520v1, whole genome shotgun sequence, the sequence ATGATGAAGTCTTATTGGGTATGAAAAATCGTGGTATGGGAAAAGGTAAATGGAATGGATTTGGCGGCAAAAAGGAACCCAATGAAACAATTTTTGATGCTGCCAAacggtaaacaattttttaaacagatataattataaaaatatttttaaatattttaataatataattatacaatactataacagcaataataaaaaatactaatatttattttcagagAGGTAAAAGAAGAATGTGGATTGGATGCCAtatctatgaaaaaaattggtattataGATTTTGAGTATATTGGATCAAATGAAATTTTGGAAGgccatatatatttatgtgataAATTTAAAGGTCACATAGTTGAATCagatggtaaaaataaaatatttttgaacttatacTTCTATTACTTAACTAattatctaattaattattttattttagaaatggCACCAATAAAGTGgttcaaaattaatcaatttccaTTGGACAACATGTGGGTTGATCATAAATGTTGGTTTCCTATGGTATTAAAACAAATTCCATTTAAAGCACATTTCAAGTATTTAGATGATGATACCATCGTGGATAGTACCATCAATTTATTAAGCATTCTCAAAAAGACCAAAGAAATTTTGgttaatgttattgttaaaaaagataacaaaatacttatttctaataatattgaagaatCTAAAATCTTTACACAGCATCAAAAAGTTACAAAAGGAGAGTCTTTGGAAAATGTAGCCTTAAGGTGAGTTTGAACATTGGTGAACATTGATGatacattaaatttgtattgttttagatatttaaaaagtaattatgaAATAACTATTGATGAGGTACCAAAGATGGCTGTTGTTAATGTTGAACTCACTGATATCTATTCTAAGCCATCTATAATTCAAGAACTCCATATGTTTGTTTTGGACgtttcaaaactaaaaaaatttacattaacaaatggtagatttttaaattaattactcggGTGGTTTATTAGTTAGTTACAGTATAAGAAGGATTATGGTaggtttttacataatttttaggcTTTTAGCTATTGTAATTacgttttatattgttaaagaagaaaaaaatcaaaattacacgaatatctttttattttcaaagggGTTGGGgaaaattaacaacaattttatatgatttatgcCTTTGTAGTAAATATATACAAGAAGATGTTCTGAGGCAAAACTGATTAAATTTATACTGTCTCTACTTCTagactttatattttaaagttatagtttttacttagtgaaatattaaaa encodes:
- the LOC132944185 gene encoding uncharacterized protein LOC132944185 isoform X1, which gives rise to MLSYPTYFELYPRKLMTLTFIIKNDEVLLGMKNRGMGKGKWNGFGGKKEPNETIFDAAKREVKEECGLDAISMKKIGIIDFEYIGSNEILEGHIYLCDKFKGHIVESDEMAPIKWFKINQFPLDNMWVDHKCWFPMVLKQIPFKAHFKYLDDDTIVDSTINLLSILKKTKEILVNVIVKKDNKILISNNIEESKIFTQHQKVTKGESLENVALRYLKSNYEITIDEVPKMAVVNVELTDIYSKPSIIQELHMFVLDVSKLKKFTLTNDHRWTDINNIPFFTDKKFLSTLFKMKPFKAYFLINNDDILCSKYYNN
- the LOC132944185 gene encoding oxidized purine nucleoside triphosphate hydrolase-like isoform X2 — protein: MLSYPTYFELYPRKLMTLTFIIKNDEVLLGMKNRGMGKGKWNGFGGKKEPNETIFDAAKREVKEECGLDAISMKKIGIIDFEYIGSNEILEGHIYLCDKFKGHIVESDEMAPIKWFKINQFPLDNMWVDHKCWFPMVLKQIPFKAHFKYLDDDTIVDSTINLLSILKKTKEILVNVIVKKDNKILISNNIEESKIFTQHQKVTKGESLENVALRYLKSNYEITIDEVPKMAVVNVELTDIYSKPSIIQELHMFVLDVSKLKKFTLTNDKKFLSTLFKMKPFKAYFLINNDDILCSKYYNN